The genome window tactttattttattgttgcattattttattcaatatagGAAAGTGAAAATATACTCCTTAATTATCCCTTGAATTATTTATTGATACTGTCCTAGCTTTCAGTGATTTCTGAGTTGAGAAATAGTTACGGAGTCTGTAATTTCTGAAAAGAATCTCCACATCAATAAACGTACCTTACtttatccaaaatatttttctagaattATGCAAAACCTCTTAACTGCTGATTGTTTGTGAAACCCTTGAAATCTGATTTGCCTGAATTGTTTTTACTAAGACGAAGTAGGTCAAACCAGCAATGATGATGAAGATCTGTATTATCTATGAAAGCTACGAACTCACtcttgacaagagagagagagagagagagagagaagagagagagagagagacgacgagagagagaatgtgagagagaagagagagggggagagagagcgagaggagagagatagagagagagagagagagagagagagagagagagagagagagagagagagagagagaaggattactGAATAAATGACATTGCTTAAAGGGAaatgggaattattttttttataaatataaaaaaaatgacctaTGAGAAGCCTAGTCaactatttttaataaaaaaagggacTTGCAAAGGTTGTACTTttctaagcttttttttttctttttttttctattctaccattttaaaaaatttcgACGCCAGTTtcagtaaccataaatcaatcaatccattTTAGAAAACGTACCTTGataaaaagtgaaaagaaaatgacagaagTCTACGACAAGTTTTGACCTTCAATACtgtctgatgaaaatgaaattcgGCCTCTCTTTGCCAATGATGTCTGGGAGAAATTCAACATTTCTAACTGCTAAATCTGATACTTGGGAGGTTGGTATTTTATTAATTGCTGGAATAGGTTCTTCATCTTATTCTATTATtagtattgattattattattactattagtacactcacacacgcacacacaatgtatgtatgttataagaCCTTTTTGAGGGAGAGGATtatattaaatttgtttatatacatgtgtgtatattatatatatatatatatatagatttgtttattaacagtgtgtatatataatatattatattatatatatatattattatatattatatatatatacacacattattgtATGTGTAGTCAAAAAGCTGTTCATTTATAATAAACACAATGCCCTCTCCACATCTTCAGCCCTACGCTTTATAGAAAAAAGCGAATCTAAAATGTGAAGGAGTCAAGAAATTActagggcattgtggttattaagattacacacgtgtatatataaatatatatgatatatatttgtataatatatctgtctatatatatatatatatatatataatatatatatatatgtgtgtgtgtgtgtgtgtgtgtgtgtgtgtgtatatgtatataccaaaTGCATATGCTCTGTTATGTatttctatatacacacacacacacacacacacacacacacacacacacacacacacacacacacacacacacgcttccaggcttccataaataaaaacttggtgctgttacatattttttctgtattctttccttaaattttattttgtgttattttcatgtatgagtaatatgaataaaatttccCTTACTAGTATATACGTATTTAGTCACTTGGGCGATCGTCTTTTCTGTCCTCcccatttaaaacatttttgaagaCGTCAGGTCTTCAGGAGCCGATCATCCCATTCCGTCAGAGTCGCCGAGTCCTCCCGAAGGCTTCGGTAGGAATGTCCCGGAGCCGAGACCTTCTCCGGGATTTCCGGAGTTCCTTCCCTGGCATTTTCCAGTTCTAAGCTAGCGAGGAGGTAGCAAGAAGAACAACCATGTTTTCAGTCATGAATAACATAGTATTCACAGTTAAAAGCACATTGGCTGTAATCTTACTCGGATTAGTGATTTTGTCTTTGGTTGGATCTCCATTGTTGTTTGGATCCGCCAACGTTGGATATATTCTAGGCAAAAATCTGGTAGTTTGTCTACTCGGAGGGTTACTTGCGTATGCAGTTGGAGAATACTACACTGAACTGTCATTTTTCGCCCAAGAAAAGGAGTTACtactgaaggagttggaggaagCCTACCTGATGAATCTAAGCCTCCTCGACGAAATTGAGACCAGTAGTGATAATGAAGAACTGCTAGCTGAAAGGAACGAAGATCTGGATAAGGATTTGGCAGAGGAACAGTTTCGCGTCGAAGAGCTTCTCAAAATTATTGATGAAGATGAGACGAGGCTGAGCAAAGTCGAGAACGAAAACGAGGAACTGGTTTATGAGAATCTGTTCCTaaggaagaagaatgaaaaatttcAAGATGTGATCGTCCAGCGAAATAAGGAGGTCGACAAGCTAGAGGAACAACTGAAACTCAAAGGCACAGAACGTGCAAGGAACGCTGAAGTTATTCGAGAACTGAAGAATGAAATAGTCGATAACGAGGTATATTGCGGTGTTCTCGAAGAGAAGGTAAAaattcaggaagaagaagaagagaaaacgaaGCAGCTTGTTTCAAACCTCAAAGAAAACCTGCAAGAATTTCAAGATGAAGTTAGTTTTCTTCGTGCCAGAAATTGTGATCTTCAGAGCAGGCTGGAAAATGAGGCGCGCGAGAATTTAGGTCTGGAGAGGAAGGTGCAGATACTTGAAGATGGAAATCAACACCTGCAAAAGGATCTGGCCCTTAAGGAATCGCAGATTGTCTCCTCGATGGAAGCGCTTCAcgatgaaaggaagaaaaatgagaTCCTGGCCGAAGAGCTACTAGTGTTGAAAAAGTGGATCGCTGAATTAgctagaaaaaaggaaaaaataaacgattcACTCGTGGAAAAGGAATGCGAACTTAGGTCAGTAGTTGAAGAtatggaaaaggagagagagaagaatcgcCTTCTGGTTGAAGAACTCCTAGTACTAAGAAACTGGATCGCTGAGTTAGCagaagaaaatgaggaaatagAAGGATCATCTCAAGAGGAAAGTGAAGAAGACGACGATTCAGACAAAGTTAATGAAGTGGAGTCAGAGGTGACCCAGGACAATGGAGGACATTCACAGGAAGCAAAGGAAGTAGGAGAGTTAGAACTGAATAACGTAAATCAGGAGGGCATAGAAGTCACAGAGGACAATGAAGAGGAAAGTGAGGAAATGGAAGAATGTCATCAAACTAAtaacgaagaaaacaataaagtgGACACGAAAAAGACCCGCAACAAGAAGAGGAGAAACAAGAAGAGGAGAAAGCCTGCTGGAGAAGAGGACAGCAGCAGGTTGTGCGTGGTCCAGTCTATGGTCCTTGAAACGCACAATGAAAACTTGCACAGTATCATGTTACCTGCTGAATTCCAGGAGCTCCtccagaaaaatgaaaatggtctCGACTTCATTAAATATAAGAACAAAGTCGTGCTCAACTTCATGCACCACGACAAGGCGCATATACGAGCTGTGCTTAGCAGATGTTGCAAATCTGCTGCTGAGGAAGTTCTCGTCGATCTCCAGAAATTGCTTCTGAGGATTCTAGCATAGGATAAGGATTCGACCACCGAGGATGATGTTTCGCCCACAAGGATGAGGAGATTCCCGCAAGGATAAGCAGTCGCCCACAAGGATGAGCAGTCGCCCCCAAGCTTATAGTAGACGAGTCGGTCACAGTTAGCGGGCGGACTGGTGCCCTTCATTCCGACTGGCCACGTCTTGGTTCTGTTGCGTCCTGTCCCGGAGGCGTCACGATCTTCTTGATCTTTTCGATGGGATTGACTGGAGGATGGGTGTTGGCTGGTGCCCCCCCACCAGCCaatgggaggtccccccacctcccacttaattcccccctcccctccagccAACCCCATCGACGAGATCAAGAAGATCGCGCCGCCCCCGTAACTTGACGTACCAGCGCCAAGACACTGCCAGCGCACCATTCCAACCGCTGTGACCCACCCGACTACTATAAGTATATACCAGTGGACTTTGTATCTTCTTTCATGCACTTTTGTAAATTTTGTGActtgcagttcattcatttttataactCCTATGTAATTCATTCACTTTTGTAACTCCTATGTAGTTCATTCAGTTTTGTAACTTTTGTAATTCAATCACTTTTGTAACTATTGTAATTCAGTCACTTTTGTAACTTGTAATTCATTCACTTTTGGAACTTTTAGTAATTCATTCAAGTTTGTAATTCCTATATAAGTTTTTCACTTATGGAACTTTTGTAATTCATTCACACTTTTGTAGCTCCATTGTAAATGCATTTGCATTTGTAACCCCCTGAGAAAATaaaactaccaaaaaaaaaaatattattatttatttataaaaccttATAATACTATACCAGCTATGGGCTGATGATGAGGTGAAAGTTCTCATACAACGAGCTCTTTTCATAACAGTTCCCTCAACCAGTCATTTCCAAATGACTATATTTGTTGGTAAAGATAAATTTGGAGCTGTTCCAGTTCATTTCATGTTCGTGTTTCCAACAATGGTTGACAGGAGAGCTGTTACAAAAAGTGACCGTTGTATGGAgggtagttcctcattggacgagtgggttacgtgctcgcttactgattcggtagtcttgagttcgattccccactctgccaacatggaatcagaggaatttgtttctggtgattagaaattgatttctcgatgTAATGGGGTTCGGATACCACAGTTAGCTGTAGGTCTCGtttctaggtgaccaattggttcctagccacgtaaaaatatctaatccttcgggccagccctatgagagctgttaatcagctcagtggtctggttaaaataagatacTGAAGTTATGCTTAGCTTTTGTTTAAAGAGTATAACCAGTTTTTCACGTGAGACGATCAATTGACGAATGACCTCTGAGGCATTCAACGGTAAATCCAACACTCGCCACATCTTTAAGAAAGTGGAGAAAATGATCTTTAAAGTTTGGAAGCTTAAAAAACTCATGACTTCTTATGTTGCTTCAATAGGATTTTCAACCACCTTCCTGACCCAAATTCCACATTCACTTTATACTGTCGAAAAGATAGAGCTTTCTAAACTCACAATAATCTGTAAATTGCCAAATTTTGGCGAGATTGTGATTTAGCATTTCACGCCTCAGTGTAGGCAGTATATTAAATGTTTTAAGTATAGTAATTTTAATTCAGCTGATtactttagccacatctgatgcagctgctgcctctccttcttTCGTCCAGGTTACACTGTTGGTTTACCTACGGAGGACGTTGGTGTTACCTGAAATGACTATCTTCAAATTACGGCCTGTTTTCTTACCTCAACAACACGTTTAAAATTTTTCAAGACTTTTTAACTAGTTTGggaaggagaatcgagcagggTTTCGAAAGCTcttgtttgtgtttatgtttctAATACATATTTGCATTTACATCCTTATGGATTTCTTGAGCAATAAATGAATTGCTAATAAATACAGTACCTTCGCtgcatatcaccctatctgttcgtTGGTGTTGATACCACGTTACTGcaagctatagtagatttacatcaactgtgcatttgatgtctaagtcagtcccttacgacgctcgcgattggctgttgataagccaataacagggctggaaactctcagtctctctctcgagagttcacataggcaggatgtatgttccacctctcctgcacGGTTGATGCAAATCTACTATAGCTGGTGTTTCTAGCACAGGCtacagtagagggcttttgctactgaatcatgcctcgttttGCACAAATGCAGAGATATGTGACATGCACAGCGTATCAAAAGTTCCAATTGGAATTCGCTTAAAACTGAAGTATCTCGTAAAATGAcggttttataaataaaaaaaaaaaaagaaaaaaaaaacattactgagtaaaagtatttatttttcagaataatGACCTATATATGACACAAATATCTTGTGTGCAATTATGTGATAAATATTCTGTTATTCCAACTTCTGAATCGTAAAGTAAAACGATAGAAAATGACATTTTGGTATTGAGTAGGAAACGTAATTTAAAAGTcttagggacacacacacacacacacacacacacccaaatgaTCATCCATTCGTGAGCCCCTCCAGttcttaaataagtaaatattcaaataaatggaATAACAACCTCTTGGCCTGCCATACGCTTTCCATATGGGAAAGCCTTTCTCTAAGGTACGACAGTTCTCATTCTACAGGAAATCGTACGTGTATAGTTAGTATCATAGCCAAATCTATTTCTCACCTGCAAGGGAGTGTGAAAATCTATCTATCAGGTGTTGTTAGTTAAAAACCCGTCATTACACGTGGAAAATCTATCTATCAGGTGTTGTTTGTTAAACACCTGTCATTTCTGCTTGTTAAACACCTGTCATTTCACCCATTACCGCGTGAATATAATGCTCGCTGAATGCTAGGGAGCATATAATGATTGCGGCGTTTATTACCGAGAAATGGGCTGTTAGGGGACTTATAACCATGTACTTTGTCCCTTGCATTCTGTGGAAACCCTCCCAAATGGACGCTGGCCTTATGCCATTTCCTACTATATATTGTATGGAAATAGCATAGCGAGTTGAAAATGAAGACATGCTTTTCTCCTTCCTACTACGCTGACATATTCTATTATAGAGCCACTGAGCAGATGCTATCCCCCATCTGATTGCTTGTGAGGATTATGTTTAGCGAAGGGTTAACGCGTAGTTATcgaaataaaaagtttcatgaGTCTCAAAAGTGTGTTATCTGTTGGGGGGAATATCGTCCATATGCTATGATACCGCGTATTGTAAACACATCGCGATTATATGTAATGAATTTTGATCACACGCTCTTAGATCCTTTTTATTGCGTAAAAATAAGgcttgaaatgaaattaaatgcaCGTTTGGCTTCCGTAGGTAAAGCCCCTAATCTCGGGAAGCATTTGGAATGTTACAGGTGACGTTGCTTCGTATTCAGGCTCTTTATTGTCATTGTGGTAAATTGTATAAAATAGCattgtttattcctttattaatttattcttaagaAGAAAATTGCCACTTAAGGAGATCGGCAAATGAATAGAAATTATCCTTGCGTAGATtttggttatatatttatatctatttatttatttgcataatattTCGTCTGAAATGTGAACTTTTGATGAATATTTAGTTGTTATGAATTATGTCGAGTCTAATATGTCGTATAATATGTTAATAGCTTGATTCAATTTAGTTACGTACGTAGAGGGAAACAAACAAGCCATGGAACTTCATCGCTACAATAAGGATTGTTAGCGAAATGAATTTGTCATAtttgcagattattattattatttattattgttatcattattggaCATTTCAGAGAGACAGAAAATTCAACTGCCTTTATATCTCACACATAATTGGATGATCACGTTAAAAAAATAGTAGTAATTGGTTGGTACGATGCCAACAAGACAGACAGAAATATTGGAGGGTAATATATAAGAGCGATAAAAACATCTCTGATTATTGACACTGACTACAAGATTGCAATTCCCTAgaatactggaatggatgataggtGCTAGGGGAAGGTATGTTGGGTACACCACAGTTTCAGACTTCTAAATCGACTCTTTGCATTTCTTTGGTGTACTGTAACTTCGGCTGGAAAACAAGatataaaataatgaagttaAGAAAGAGTCCAGGATAATGTGAAAAGTAGACGAAAGCAGAGTCCaggatgaataaaaatgaagatagCATCCACGGTAAAGCAAAAGGGTAGAATACAGATGCAGCCCAGGACGAGGGGAAGAGTAAAATGAAGATAATGTCCAGGCTAAAGAAAGAGTAAAATGAAGATAATATCTGGGGTaacgaagaaaataaaatgaagatggTGTCCATGGTATAGAAAATAAGATGGAGATAGTGTCCAtgctaaagaaaaataagatgggAATAGTGTCCAtgctaaagaaaatgaaatgaagatagtgtctatattaaagaaaataaaatgaagatattgtctatgctaaagaaaataaaattaagatagtGTCCATACCAAAGAGAATAAAGTGAAGATAGTGTCCATACTAAAGAAACTAAAATGAAGATATTGTCCATActatggaaaataagatggagatAGTTGCCATGGTAAAGAGTACAAAATGAAGATATTATTCatactaaagaaaatgaaattaagataGTGTCCATGCTAAAGACAACAGTATAATGAACATAGAGAAGATgataaggggaaaaaattaagAAGATAGAACGCAGGATAAGGAAGATATAAAGTTTACAGTACAGATATAGGAAAGTGAGGATTGAGTCCAGAGTGAAGACGGAAGCAAAGAGAAAAGTACATAAAACCATCCCAGCCTAAGTCActtgcactataggcattactgcaacccctttcattccttttactgtacccctgttcatattctcttctatattacttttccaccctctcctaacaattgccaGGTTTTCCAAccgttacacctctcaaacctttgaccttaaatttctctttcagcgacgattgacctcataggccccagcgcttgctCTCTTCATAAGTTTCACGCAAGGATGACCTACCGCATCGTCCTTGACCTCCCGCATATACAGTCACTTACCTGGTGGTCCTGTTGGCCCATACCTTCGACTAACCCCCCCACCATCCAACCTCCCTGATACAGATGGAAGGCTGATAACACTCCACATACCCAGGGATTACCTACGGGGTTACCTGCCCCTTACCTACGGTTAAGCATTCCTCGAAACGTTATAATGGGAaggaagggttgggggggggggggtgtacgtGTCTTTGTGATAGATGTCTTGCATCCTTTTGAAGTATCCTTTGGGAGTCCTTTACCATTCCATCGACTTCCACATTCCTTTTCGATGAGTGGAATTTGTTAtacggaaacagagagagagagagagagagagagagagagagagagagagagagagagagagacccacatgCATACAGATATACGTGTATGCATAAAGGGAAAAGGATAATGAAGTAAGGTTAGCTATCTGCTTCATTATTAGTTATGGTttgcagtggagagagagagagagagagagagaccttaccttaccttatataccttacatcttgttcgggttgccccaggtccctcagtgtgaggcacctctaatgtctaccagagagatgctagtacatcttccggtatattttgcatcttccaatcttggatggtctgggatgcagtttagatatttgtcgagcttattcttaaacacatctacgctcactcctgatatattcctcagatgagctggcaacgcattgaatagacgctgcattatcgatgctggtgcgtagtggattaatgtcctgtggcgttccttattttttcctgtatattttgggcactattaatctacctctgcttgctctttctgatatttttagttccatgatattttctgctattccttctatctgtttccatgcctgaattatcatgtagcgttctcttctcctttctagactatataattttaagaattgtagtctttcccagtagtctaggtccttaacttcttctattctagctgtaaaggacctttgtacactctctatttgtgcaatatccttttgatagtgtgggtaccatatcatattgcaatattcaagtggactacgaacatatgttttataaagcataatcatgtgttcagcttttcttgttttgaagtgccgtaacaacattcccatttttgctttacattttgccaacagagttgctatttgatcatgcataacatgttcctattcatcatcac of Macrobrachium nipponense isolate FS-2020 chromosome 33, ASM1510439v2, whole genome shotgun sequence contains these proteins:
- the LOC135203100 gene encoding troponin T, skeletal muscle-like — translated: MFSVMNNIVFTVKSTLAVILLGLVILSLVGSPLLFGSANVGYILGKNLVVCLLGGLLAYAVGEYYTELSFFAQEKELLLKELEEAYLMNLSLLDEIETSSDNEELLAERNEDLDKDLAEEQFRVEELLKIIDEDETRLSKVENENEELVYENLFLRKKNEKFQDVIVQRNKEVDKLEEQLKLKGTERARNAEVIRELKNEIVDNEVYCGVLEEKVKIQEEEEEKTKQLVSNLKENLQEFQDEVSFLRARNCDLQSRLENEARENLGLERKVQILEDGNQHLQKDLALKESQIVSSMEALHDERKKNEILAEELLVLKKWIAELARKKEKINDSLVEKECELRSVVEDMEKEREKNRLLVEELLVLRNWIAELAEENEEIEGSSQEESEEDDDSDKVNEVESEVTQDNGGHSQEAKEVGELELNNVNQEGIEVTEDNEEESEEMEECHQTNNEENNKVDTKKTRNKKRRNKKRRKPAGEEDSSRLCVVQSMVLETHNENLHSIMLPAEFQELLQKNENGLDFIKYKNKVVLNFMHHDKAHIRAVLSRCCKSAAEEVLVDLQKLLLRILA